Part of the Vicugna pacos chromosome 3, VicPac4, whole genome shotgun sequence genome is shown below.
tatgaccgctatgtggctATATGCCACCCTCTTCGATACACTATTCTAATGAATCCGAAACTCTGTGTCCTCATGACCGTTTCTTCCTGGGTCTTGGGCTCTCTTGATGGCATCATTGTGCTCGCAGCCACCCTCTCATTCTCATACTGCAGCTCCCTGGAGATCCATCACTTTTTCTGTGACGTTGCTGCCCTGTTACCGCTGTCTTGTACAGACACCGCTACGTTTGAAAGACTGCTTTTCATCTGCTGTGTGGTGATGCTAGTCTTTCCGGTCTCTGTGATTGTTGGTTCCTATTCACGAGTCCTTGGAGCTGTCATTGGCATGGGCTCTGAGGAACGTCGCCGCAGAGCCTTCACCACCTGCTCCTCCCATTTGTCTGTGGTTGGACTCTATTACGGTGCTGCCATGTTTATGTACATGAGACCAGCTTCCAACTACACACCAGCCCAGGATAAGATGGTCTCAGCCTTTTACACAATCCTCACTCCCATGCTAAACCCTCTCATCTACAGTCTTCACAACAAAGAAGTAGCCAGGGGATTTCAGAGACTgctgaagagaagaaaattaatataatttcatCCAACATCTTTGCGTGTCCACTCTGGTCAACACTCCTTCCAGGGACTGAAGTCCCTTCCATCATCTTATTCTCCTAGagttcttttcttctactttctccCCAATATTAAATAGCTTTATTTAGTATAGTATTATATAAACATCACAAGTAAAGAAGGCAATTTAGACAACGGCATAGGCTGCTTAGTCCCTGTGAATTTCAATATTAATTAATGTGCTTACTCCATTGAATTGTTAATTGTAACTTTATTTAAAGTCAATTGGCCATAGATGAATATAATTACTCTTGGACAGAGTTCTATTTCATGCATGTATAGATCTAACCTCAGGTTGTTGCTGCAATGCCCTGATTTCTATGGCCTCATTGTTAAGTGAAAAGTAAGAAAGTGTTAAGTTCTTTTTGTTCATCTTGGTAACACGTTGCTTAGGCTATTCCGGGTATCTTGAGTTTCCACGTAaactttaggatcagcttgtcatcTTCTGAAAAAGAGCAGCTGAAATTTTTGTAGAGATCATGTTGCATGTATAAACCAGTGTATAAACCAGTTTGGGGGCTTTCTCCAACTTCACAATAAAAAATCTTACAATTCATGGACAACAAAatacctttgatttttttcttttaatatttctttctttcaagattttgCACTTTTCTGGTGTACAAATTGTGTGCTATTTTGTGAAATTTATTAATAACTTATTTTTGATGATATTACACATGGACTGTTTACTTAATTTGCTTTTATTCCATAGGTGTAATGTGTTACTATTGCATATTTCTGTGTCATTTATATATTATGTGAATGGAAACAAACCTGTGATCAAGCACTGTCTTTCTAGTTGTTGCTCATGTGGTTTTCAATTATGATCATTTATAACTAAAATCAGTAATGATTTTGTGGGATCCTCACTGTTTTGAGTCATTTCCTTTTCTACTACTTATTAATTAGTTCAACTAATATTGACCGAATGTAAACTGTATGACAAACAACAAGCTTTTATACAGGGTTAAAAATTAACTCTGTGTTATTGTTTATGTAAGAAGTTTGTTattaaggaagagagaaataataAGATGTACATAAATTGCAATGCATTTTAAAAGTTGTGATCAGCATAATTTTGTGATGGCCAGCCATAATTTTTCATCCAAATTCCAGAGACTATGAACATTATGGATGTTACTCCTTTAGTTGTCACGTTACATGGTCAAAAGGCACTTTGCAAATGAAGGTAAAGTCAATTGATAATAAGTTGATAACAAAGGCAATTTGCAATTGAAGGCAAAGTCAGTTGACCTTAATATTAGATTTTTACGTGTTTATGGCTGACCAAATCACATAAGTGCTTTAGAGAAAAGagtaaaaggagaagaaagactaAAGCAAATCATGAGAATACTATGGCATGTCATCTGTGGCTTTAAAGATGGAGGGGGCCATGTGCAAAAAGCAGGTTGTGGGAGTTGAGTGCAATCTCTGGCTCGTAGGCAGTAAAGAAACAGTGACATCAGTCCTATGACCATGTAGgacaaaaatatgcaaataacCTGAATGAGACTGGAAACTGTCTACATAGTCTCCAATAAAAGCAAGTCCATCTGTGAGAACCTAAGAAGGGAATCTAACCAACTGTACTGGACGTCTAATATACACAACTCTAAAATAATGAGTCAGTATTGATCCCGGGCATTAAGTCTGTGGTAATTTgccacagaaaaacagaaaaccaacatAGGTCATGAGAgtaattcactttaaaaaaaaagtagtggtAGGCGTTCTTAGCACAATTAAGAATACTTAAAATCTCTGGGACTGCTTCCTTGCTGAGTTGGCATTTGTGatattccatttaaataaataggaACTTTTCTGCAAAGAATGGTTATAAAGGAATCATGGGAGACTGAAATGCATGCACAAAGCCACAGAGCACTGGACATAGACTCACTGAGGATTATATATGGCTAGTTTGGGAGTTCACAATGAGTCCctatagaaacagaaataattatCTTTAAAGGTTTAATTATAGGGGTCTTTTTTCAAAGTGAGGAGTCTAAATTATATCATCCAGGTAACACTGAAAATGTATCATTAAATATGCACTGACATCACCTATTTTAGTAAAATAATATTAATCATAACCAAACCTATATTTGGATTTTCCACAACACTAAAACTTTCATATGATCACTTCCAGTATTGTTTCTGGAATTATTTGATGAGAACATTCCATAAATGAGTATAAGAGTTATCATTTTGACTTTCGCTAAATTTTGTCTCTTCCTCTAATTTGGTAAGTGATTATGGGcaatgcaggtttttttttttttccttttctaaactaGAAACTGAGTCTAGCCTAATCTATTTGCTAAATCCTCCCTCATCTGATGTGAATTCAAACCCCCTTGCAAGGTCTGGGAAACAACCCAGACAACtgacactttgagaatcactaaAGCCTCTTCCACAACTTAAGCACATATGAAAGTAAAGAaattatcaggaaaaaaagataTCATTTGATTTAGTTATAACAACGAAAAAAGGCATTCATTCTCCAAGTACCTTACAATTTTCTTTAATCTGATAAGGATTTCTCATTACCTACCTTCATCAACTCTTACTGACTTAACttttttctattacattttaGTGCTTATGATTTCATATGCAAACCGTATTATCTTCAATGCTTTCAATACCATTGTCTTGTACCTCTTCCACCAATGACCAAACCAGTTTATCCACTTCTACAGTCTGCATGCTGATGGAATAAAATTCCTCAGCTCTTTAGTTTGTGCCATTACTATCCATAATCTCTATATTACGGATCCCCATAGCCATTCACTCTTTCCGAGATGCCAAGAATGATGCACAGTTTTCAACATATAGCTATACTCACAGGTAAGATGTAACATGATGTAATAATCAGGGTACCCCGTAGGATCATGACGGGCAAAGACAGTCTAGAGGAATCCAtgtataattttcttcattttcttttttatccatgAGGTGTCACACAAAGAATACTTTCCCCTAGCAGTGAAGAGGCAGCAACATGCATACAATGCTTCTGACCAGGGAAGCCTGTTAGAGACTCAGTGTCTAAGGTTTTTATTTGGTGCTGgctatttagaaaatagaatcacTTGTCATAGGGTAAATCATGTTCATAGCAGATCTACCTTTCTGTTATGAATTACTAATTCTTGTGATTTTAGACTTCatataatttattgaaataaaaatgagtcACATTCTCATATTTTCAATTTGACTATCattatttggtcttttaaaataaaagcatttataaTAAAGGAGTGTtacttatatattcatatatatacacatgtatataacaTACACAGATATACATAAGCAATAAGATATGTATAAGCAACTTAAACATAATCAAATATGAAGGTATAACTTTTATAGTCTTATTTAGAATTCAAAGTATAATTAAATTTACttcaatattttcaaatttttcaaaaataacactaaaaattcctttaaaacatTGAGGATGGTAATTAAAATTCATCTATAATATTACAACTTAAATAATCCTTTTTAGGTTTTGAAACAAAgtattgttcattttcttacttaAAGAAATCAATGGCAAAATGTGACAATTGTAAGCTCTCTACTCATCACttgattattaaaagaaaaaaaattttaaagtctcgATTTCTGGAATTTGAAATACTTTAATTTAtagttataattatatatatttcaatttttccttatctttgttttacttttaagtcCACCATattttttcacttgaaaatatgcACTAAGAATTTGTATACTTTTAAGCTTAGATGGGTTTAGTAGAGACTCAGTTGAAGATATTATGTGTAATTTTCAAATACAAGTAAATCATGTTTTTGTTAAAAATCTGTCTGGTTCTTAaagaaattacatttattttaattgttaaaatGATCTGAGGTCTAAACTAAGTATAAGAttgccatttatatatttttctttcatatttcattCTTACATACAATTTCTGCTTAAGGCACCATAATTT
Proteins encoded:
- the LOC140689316 gene encoding olfactory receptor 2M4-like, with translation MVWRNQTFDFDFILLGIFNHSPNHIFLFSLVLGIFSVAFVGNTAMVLLIHLDTQLHTPMYFLLSQLSLMDLMLISTTVPKMAFNYLSGSKLLSLAGCGTQIFFYVSLLGAECFLLAVMAYDRYVAICHPLRYTILMNPKLCVLMTVSSWVLGSLDGIIVLAATLSFSYCSSLEIHHFFCDVAALLPLSCTDTATFERLLFICCVVMLVFPVSVIVGSYSRVLGAVIGMGSEERRRRAFTTCSSHLSVVGLYYGAAMFMYMRPASNYTPAQDKMVSAFYTILTPMLNPLIYSLHNKEVARGFQRLLKRRKLI